A region of the Primulina eburnea isolate SZY01 chromosome 7, ASM2296580v1, whole genome shotgun sequence genome:
TCTAATGTGCAATCCACCGTCTCCACGGGTAATCTCATCAAATATGATCAGAGGTTGAGGAGTACATTTTCTCATTGATAGCTTGAAATTGGTTGAATGGGGGTGCAACCTAACCTTATTGCCACCTGCAGTCTCCACGATAGCTCTCTTACAACTTTTGGTAGGAGCAAGCAGTCTTCCGACCAATGGATATAAACCAGCAACAACGATAGCGTGAATAATTCCAGGGTCCCGTGCATTTAAGCTACAACGAGACGCATCTTCAAGTATAAAACCAGATTGGACTAGTTCAGCCTCCAGTTGCTTGCGCATTCCTGATATCATTTTCATAGTGCTTGGAGATATGAAGTATCGAGAGCAAAATCTAGCTTCATCGCCGTTTTCACAGGCCATTTTCCAGCACTCAAATGCTGCAATAATAGCTAGCTGGTCACCATGCCCACCATAAAATGAAGCCAGCTCCAATTTAGCAGCTGCAGCTCTCTTCCTTTCATCAGGTAATATGGGTAAAATGAATGGATCTCTATAATCAGAAGCACAAGCCAATGTCAGAGCCGGGTCAAGGCAGTTCAACAATATAGCGACAAATAGCATCTTGCTTGTTAATGGATGAACTGGCAGAGATCCAAGCTTCTCCCCAAGATCTGTGAGTTTTTCATCAGGCGTAAGTGCTCCAATATCTTGAAGAACAGTGATTGCATTATGTATTGTTTCATAAACTGGAGAATCTAATGTCTTCTGCAAAAAATCTTCTATTTTGCAAGATGGATCAACCAGCTTCACCTGTCAGGGAAATGCAAGAAAAATTGCATGATTTCACATAAACTTGAGACTTGCTTATTTGGAAAACACAAGGAACCTGAGGCGGAAAAATTTGCAAAAGTCAGCCACTTTCTTTTTCTCCCTCTTTTTATTTAACTTCATTTAATGGCACCAGTGAACGATAAAGAAGGAAAATCGCAAAGTGACTCTTCCCCAGGAAAAATATTAAAGCCAGCAGTAATGAATTGCATCGTACATTGATCTCTGAGAGATATTTTGCATTCCATCACATGTATGGATGGAACAAGTACCTGTAAACATAGCTCTTCTATTGGCATTCTCTTAATCTCGGGAACCTGAAAATCAGGCAGTGAAGATGCACGGAGTTTTGAATAAAGATGATAACAAATTCCTGGTTGGCACCTTCCTGCGCGTCCCTCTCTTTGTTTTGCACTTGCTTTCGAAATCCAAGAAGAATGAAGAGTGGATACATTATTATAAGGGTCATAACTTTTTTCTTTCATTCGTCCACTGTCTATAACATAAACAACATCCTCAATGGTGACAGATGTCTCAGCTATATTGGTTGACAGAACTATTTTGCGGCATCCTGGAGCAGGCCTTCTGAAGACTTTCTTTTGCTCCACTGCTGGCACCAAAGAATGAAGAGATATAATTACAAACTTGGACGAATCTTTGAAAAAATGACTAGCTAGTAACCTCTCTCTTATTCTATTTATGTCGTCCCAACCAGGAAGAAAAATTAGAATAGCTCCGTCCTTCGAGTCATCACATATTCTCCTCAGTAATTTTTCAATGAGCACAAAATCAATTAGCTCAGGGTCAACATTGGCCATGTACTTCTCAAGCAATATTTTATCCTTGTCTGAATAGGACAAGGGTTTCTCCATAtgttttttaataatttcgGCAGCCTCCCTATGATTATCTTGTTCAGCAAAATCTAGAGCAGTCTTATCAAACTTGGATCGTAAATGACAATCCACACCAAAAGAGAGAAGCATGCAAATATCTGCCACTCTTCCTTTCTGCGCAAATACCATTAGAGGTGTTTCTCCAGTTTTGGAGTGCTGGTAATTAAAGACTTTGGGATCTCCTTCTGATGATATAAACTCAAGGAGGGGATCAAACTCATCACTTGACAAAGCCAAGTCAATAGCCTCATCAAGAGCAATTTTGTATTCCTCGGTTAGTATTGAGCTCTCCGTGTCTTCGACATTTGTCAAGCACGCAACATCATTATTCCCAGTTGATTGCACAATCGATAGTACATCCTCAAGGTAAAAAGCTTTTACCTGAAAGAGAACACATATATTATCATCATAAAAGTAAATAAAGATGAATGCTTAGAAAGAATAAACTTACAGGATAAGTAAACCCGGGGACTTGAACAATTGGGCAGCCACCAAAGTACTTTGAGAATCTCTCTGCATCAATTGTGGCACTCATTAATACCTGTTCAAAGTGAAAAAACCATCAGATCAGTTGAGCAAAAGCAACACCTGAAATAATGGAATGAACTTAGAAAAAAGGTAGACACTTTGCAAGTAAAATAAGATTTACCCTCGTAAGGTACTAACCAGACGCAGACGAGGATATGAATGTAGCATGTCTCTGGAGAAAAAAGTATCAGAATCAGCAGAAATATTATTTAGCacgagataaaaaaaattacatttaatAGGTCTTTCAAATTAAGACCCACCTATACAGTaacaatatttaattataaaaattaatcctGATAGGAtaccaaaaacaaaatattgtaAAACGATCCATCACAAGTCATTGGCAATTCAatctaaaatgaaaattttgataatcGATAGTAGGCAAGGCACCTGATTATTGCTAGCATAAAATCAGAGAAACGGTCTCTTTCATGAATTTCATCCTACAaatgaaaagaaaaacaaataaagCCTGATTAATAGATCTGATAAACTCTtcttatttttatgatttattaaaaCAGCATGAACACTGGTAGAGACATCCAATCTTAGAATTATACGAAACTTCAAAAAATTGAAGACAGAAGGTATAATTGCTTCCAACAACACACTAGAGGCCACATAAACGAGTCAAAATCAGTCTAGATCATACTACAGtcaatttgaatataattcgcCACAGAGGATTTCAGTAACTAAATTGGGTGAGGTCAGATCAGTAGAATAATGGCAAGTCATACAGCAAGTTGTAAAAGCTTTAGAGCACTAGGATAATGGTAAACAATACATCTGCGATGACAACTTTTATCAGAAGTTTGGATGAATTTAGAGACACTGAAGAAAATAATTCAGAGAATTCCGCAAGCAAATTTGATGGTGTCAGAACTTTAAAAGAGAGATAGATtgaagcatgaaacagatatagATTACAAGAAAATCCATGAAAAATAGTAGAAAGCAAAATAGTTATGGTTTCAATCAACAGATGCAGGGACAGAAGGTAAAAATAGAAATTTAGATGAGTTGAAAAAGAAGCAGTACCACAATAATGTGGGTTATGTCAGAGATCCCATTTGCCATTTTTTTGGAATCTTTTTTGTTTGTTCTGCCAATTCCTTGACCAATTAAAACCCTCAACAGCACCCCATTGGTGCAGAATACAAGAGATGAATGCCTCCCACCTTTGCTCTCCAGCCGTATCTGGCATGTTTCATGAAGTAGTCATTACGAATGTGCATGACTAGCATGACGATACAAAATTGGAAAATGTGATGAGATACAAGAGCATTAATAAACCAAGATGATGATGCTTGAAAGCAATAGATGGATCGTCACAATTTCCATATTTACCCCCTTTTTCCTAGCAACATATTTTCTAATAACATACAATCCAGGCAACCTTTCAATTCTACCATCAATTAGCTAGAAATGACATATTTTTTCAATTCCTCTACTCTAAATCTTAGTTTTCCTGCATCGACAGCCTAGGTAATAGATGAACATCCACTGATTTCCAGACAGCATCAGAGAGCTTTTTACTTATCTATTTGCTCATCTAATGTAACGACATGATTTGGTGTTCTTAGCAGTCGGGAATGTGTATAATTACCACATCAGTAGATCATGTTTTGTTTAGTGCCATCCAAGTCCAAAAGGCGTTTAAATAAGTAGTGTGCTCAGAAACAAGAAACATACAATCATATAGAATCAGAATATGATAGATGTTCACAATCTTTGGCAAGTTAGGTAATTAAATGAAGTCCAGGAAATGGGAGTCATCTGGGTTGACGGCCTGAGGCACATTAAAACCAGGCATGTTGTTAATTTATCAGCAGTAACAAGACAGCAAATAGCCAGATCATGGAGTACCTTGTACCCCACGGAATTTCCAACATTTTCACCTCTTTCTGAAGCAATTCTTTCAGCCACTGCGCTTGGAAATAAGGTATCAGGCATTTACTAACAAGTGAAAATAAAAAGAACATAAAAGAGAACATGTGCATATTCAGGACATAGACAAATTTTAATATCACCTGATGTGGCAGATATTCGCCTTGGCTGCGTACAAACTATTTTACATGTCTCTCCTTTACTCCATGCATGATCCAGAAGAAACTGCGGAACCTGAAATATTTTGACGGCGATGATATTCACTTGTACAATTACATAGGATATTTGAAGACAAATAGTTAACGAAGTCCTCTCCAACCTCGGTTTGAGACAAGCAACAGGAGTACTTTTAGTCATAGAGAATGCACAACATGAAGCTTAAACTTTATTTCCAAGTAGATGACTATTTGTTTGAGAACCAATTACATCCTTCCTTCTGCCTTATCTCACTCCCCCGGTACATACACAAGAGTATCAAGAAAAAAGTTCTCCAGAAGAGGAAAATTTACAAGCTTTGAAACTTGAGAAGATAACACTTCTTGACCAATGTTACTACTACACACTCTTATTCCTCATCCAACAAGTAGTGTTATCTTTATATCATTTTCCTACTGTGCTTACAGACCAGAGCAATGCACCAAATATACTGGATCACATGGACTTTTGGCATATAAAGTAAAAGGTTTTATGACTGCCTCAGAGAACAACAATTTAAACTGACTGATTGgattttctttcaattttttaaatCCATTATCTGCATTCTGCTTCACTTATCCAACGGAACAATAGTAGACAAGGATTAAAGTGTGCTGTTCACAATTTTAACTTATCTAAGGGATGAAGTAATGTTCAATTAAGCAAATTCATAACGGCGAGAAAGGGAAAAAAGAACCAGAAAAAAACAGAACAAACCATGAAATTGCGTTATAACTCATACTGGTCGTTACCATGTCTTTTATGAGAGAAGgagattaaaaataataaaaagtcaAGGGAAAAATGGCAACCTGTGTTGTTTTCCCACATCCAGTTTCGCCACAAATCAGCACAACCTGTTTCTCAAGATAAAGGCAAATATAATCTATCAGGGATAACAGAAACATAAGAGAACTCAACAGGGATTTCTAAGAGCATAGTGAACAAGTCTGCGTAGCAGAAAAAGTTCAAACCTAGCAGTGCCAGAAAACCAGCGGTCTCATCCAGCCAACAATTGAAATTTAAAAGTATATTTATTCTCGGTTTCTAGAGTCTGTTGTGCACAGCTATTTCAACATTCGATTCTTTTCGTAATTGTAACTGTCATGATTGCATACTAACATGATTCACCACCCAGGAGAAGCATCAATGCATCATACACAAACATTAAAATTGCACAGAATTTAAGATTAACAAAGGACAACCTGATGAGACTCCACTGTGCGCGTAATAACATCCTTGAAAGGTGCAATTGGAAGCTTGGACCTCTTTCCTGCAATCTGTGTAATGTAATTATAATAACTTGATATAATATTTGCAGCTAAACGTGATAACACTGGCACAACCACAAGATTAA
Encoded here:
- the LOC140836502 gene encoding DExH-box ATP-dependent RNA helicase DExH6, producing MYKISQHNQSRSRLQWEEEARNKGLSESERMATSSSAGGIGKKRQKKARNPQEVKNVAESTRIQIAQILENFRTSNDDVYTFQENLTNHGRASVHMLCRKMGMSSKSSGRGEQRRVSVYKTKKGLDPVKGKENVVSFRFSKDTKDVLQDFFSRYPPDAAEVADNKHVESSGTSDRVRGKRDDIFAKSQMTNSEIANKLETIASRIEKDPNLRQIAGKRSKLPIAPFKDVITRTVESHQVVLICGETGCGKTTQVPQFLLDHAWSKGETCKIVCTQPRRISATSVAERIASERGENVGNSVGYKIRLESKGGRHSSLVFCTNGVLLRVLIGQGIGRTNKKDSKKMANGISDITHIIVDEIHERDRFSDFMLAIIRDMLHSYPRLRLVLMSATIDAERFSKYFGGCPIVQVPGFTYPVKAFYLEDVLSIVQSTGNNDVACLTNVEDTESSILTEEYKIALDEAIDLALSSDEFDPLLEFISSEGDPKVFNYQHSKTGETPLMVFAQKGRVADICMLLSFGVDCHLRSKFDKTALDFAEQDNHREAAEIIKKHMEKPLSYSDKDKILLEKYMANVDPELIDFVLIEKLLRRICDDSKDGAILIFLPGWDDINRIRERLLASHFFKDSSKFVIISLHSLVPAVEQKKVFRRPAPGCRKIVLSTNIAETSVTIEDVVYVIDSGRMKEKSYDPYNNVSTLHSSWISKASAKQREGRAGRCQPGICYHLYSKLRASSLPDFQVPEIKRMPIEELCLQVKLVDPSCKIEDFLQKTLDSPVYETIHNAITVLQDIGALTPDEKLTDLGEKLGSLPVHPLTSKMLFVAILLNCLDPALTLACASDYRDPFILPILPDERKRAAAAKLELASFYGGHGDQLAIIAAFECWKMACENGDEARFCSRYFISPSTMKMISGMRKQLEAELVQSGFILEDASRCSLNARDPGIIHAIVVAGLYPLVGRLLAPTKSCKRAIVETAGGNKVRLHPHSTNFKLSMRKCTPQPLIIFDEITRGDGGLHIRNCTVVGPLPLLLLAKEIVVAPSNENDDEDDESDYEDVDAESDEDKTGSYDLPNFQRSEKFMSSPDNSVKVVIDSWLPFESTAIDVAQIYCLRERLSSAILFKVRHPRKLLPEHLGASLYAIACSLSYDGMSGITLPLEPVDSLASMISATDISNPNHGKKTGMNQLPKHYPTYHGRHQNFASHQGGGMNRSQKLAPQSSSAVAHESVIYGTRSKGNCSKRQRDNGLK